Part of the Spinacia oleracea cultivar Varoflay chromosome 5, BTI_SOV_V1, whole genome shotgun sequence genome, GCGGCCACCCACCTCAACGCGTTCCCATCAGGAACTCCGGCAGCCGCCCACCTCACGAGTCACCATTCACCATTCGTATTTCGGTCCTGTCCATTCTTCAAGGACGCAAGTACGCAACTCACGCTCACCGGCTCACGCAAGGTTGGTCTCTAAATCTCTAATTGCTTCATGTTTTATTACAATTTATGAATTATGATTGATTTCTCATGTTAATTAGTCAAAAGTTCAGTTATTGCATTATTGGTGATTGACTGATTGGAATTGATATATTATTGAGAATCTCAGATTAGTATTCTTATGATTTATGAGATTGGTTATTGCAGGATTTTAATTCATTTATGATTGATTGGAATTGGTATTgcaaatgaaatgaaatgaagtaaaaaaaattgaataacaGAAGAGTTATCCCCATTCTTTAGatttttgagtttgttttaaaattttcaacatttaattcatgaatttgttttaattgttcaatttaattttcaacatttcaacattttttacttgaatttgttttaaaattttccGGAATGACGCAAGTGAAAGATAAATTGCGTAATAGCATGGGAGATCAAATGTTGAATGATTGTTTGGTTACTTATTTAGGGAGAGATTTGTTTTTAGATGTTCCCCTGGATGATGTTATAGATCGATATCAAAACATGAAAACTCGTAGAGAGCCATAGTAATAATTTTGTAggtattttatatatatatatatatatatatatatatatatatatatatatatatatatataaaagtagGTAAAAATAAAATTCCTGGATACGCCACTGCTCTCAAATCTCGCATTTTTTACGTCTATCGTTGACGACATTCCCTGTAAGTATTCtacttcgatttttttttttgtttgtgtttgTCTGTTTGATTTTctgagtttgaatttgaatttgaatttgaatcgATTTCATTGTGATTCGTTGTTTTAAATTGCTTGCATTTGGTTTGCGTCTCTTCTTGTAATCTTCTTCCGATTTGTTTCGAGCTTCAATTTTGGAAATTCGAACTCATCTGTTCCTCAATTTGAAATTCTAATGGCGGATATTTGTTATACTTTCTAAATTTGTAATAGTTTTAGCTTATGGTCAAGCATATTTATCCGGAAAATAATTTAAAGTTTGGGATAGAAGTTTCCGGAATCAGATACTCCGTATAACTCTAAGGGGATGTTTTGGTATAAAATTTGGAAACGGAGTGGAGTGGAGTGGAATATGGAAGGTAACAACAACTGTTACTATTATAGACTGTTCGGTTTCCAACTCAGGAATGAAATCACTTTAACAATAGAAGGGTGAGGACAAATTATAGGAAGACAAGAAAGTGAAAATTATGACATAAAATAAAGAATTTGAGAGCAGGAGGATTTGTAGATTGTAATCCTTTAGATTGAAAAACTGGTTCTGCAAATTTCCAAATTTTTTTgctcaatttcaaattcaacaacCTTAACACCTAAATCCCAGAAGATAGTTTTACTATTGAGATTTTTCGCCTTCTTAAGTTCGTCACTACATCGCTATTATCATCCATGAAATGGAAGAACTTGAATCAGATAATAAAGAATAAAGATCAAGTAGAATGAAATTACATATCAATTTAACTGAGAGATTGGGAAAGATTGAAGAACTAAGGGATAGAGAGATGAAAGAACTAAGATGTTCAGAAATTGGAGATTGCGCAGGTAAAAATCTGTTACCTCTGGGGGTTAGGAGCGGTAAGTGTTATCTAAAACCATAAACCAAACATTGCCAAACGTTGTTTCTTGCTCTTTAAAAGCTCATATCAAACATGCTCTAAGTTTACAATAATCATATCCAAACCATTTTACAAGGCTGAATGAAGACAAATTTACTCGCAATGACACAAAATTTGTGTTGTATATGAGTTGAGAGTATTGACACAAACTTGACActataacaacaacaaaaaacataaattcCGCTATGTTCTACAGAGTAATAAGACAAGACTTGTGtttatgcacgcgatgtgtTCGGGATATTTTATATGAATATTGTATCTACATTATACAAATGTCAATCGGAGTTTGTAGTTGATtagataaataaatagttaTATATTTTTGGTTTGAAGTGATATTTTCTCTAGAAAAgacaaattaatatttcaaaaaaaaaaaagctaataAGATCGTGTTATTATTAGTATGCAAACCAAAAACATAATCAGAATGGAAACCTTCAATTATCTACATTTGGAGATTAGTCGATATTCTTTATTTAAAAAATTGATTGGAGGAGAAAGAATTGAATTTTCTGGGTTACATTGAAGAACACGAAGAACACTAATTCATAAAAGAggggaaagcttcaagagatgAGAGAGTATACAAGTTAGTGGGGTTTGGTTGGAATTCTAGATTTTTTTTATGATAAAACTTACTATATATGGTTATGTAGCAGTTAATGTGAAACTTCTATTTGAGGTAACGAATAAATTAATATAGAACGGAGGAACTACTCCTTATATGTTATTGTCAAATTATATACTCCGATACGAAGTAGTTGCTTTCTTGGAGAATCATTTCAATTCAGTGGAGCAGCAAATTCCGGGTTTTTTGTGTAATTGTGTTTGTTGAGTTTTTCACAATTTGATGGAAAATTCAGTCTTTCAATTACGTATATGATTGATCTTTCaacaaataaaaagtaaatcatgTATCTTGTTCCGGTTAGTTTTCCGCTATTGAAAATGCTATCTTATGTTTCAATTGAAAATCAGTAATGGTACAATTTAAAAAACCATGTATGGGCTTGTTTGCTTCAACAACTGTAGtttccttgctaaaaaagacAGGTGATTCCATGAGTGTTTGATTTACATtaataaattagttttattgcAATGATTTGTCCCAACTACTATGATATGCAATAGAAAAAGACAACACCAACCCCATCAACCCCCCTAAAAAAGAGAGATAATCACAGGGAAATAATGTATCTTGCAAATTGCAATCATAGATGGTTGGccaattatattttaaattaacAATGTGTTTGTTTAGAGGGTTTGAACAGAAGAGAAGAAAAGAGAAGGGAGACTGATGGATTCGTTTTCTTTGACTTGGTTGTGGATAGGGGAATGGGTGGTGGTATTGAAAGGATCCTTTTAATAAACTAAATTGGTCCGAAGTTTTTGGAGGATCCTTCCACCATTGCTATCAAGACACAACCGTAAATAGGTCATTTAGGACACCAAGAGCCCAAGATGATCGACATctcctttgtttcttttcaatCTACTTGACTTTTCTTGGTTGAGGGTCCGAGGAAATCATTTGTTGCATTTCCATAAATCATGTAACGTTTGGAGGTGATATAATTAACTCCCTCCTTTCTGTGATCAGGAAAAAAAGCATCACTAATAATTATTCAACTCCTCACTATCTTAACCTCCCCAATAAAATTAACATTTCCCCTTTTATATAAAAGTAATTGTTGTTCTAGTCTAAATACAGTAAAAATTGAATTAGAACCAAGCTTCAAATCATCCTTATTTTAATGCATGAAACATCAAACTCTCACTCGCCAACGAAACCAATATCTTAAACAGTTAAACCAAAATGGATGTTGATTTGTAGGTTTTAAGATGGACGATGCTCGACTCATGAAAGGAGACAAGCTAGTATTAAGGGGGTTGAAGTTTCATGGTTTTCATGGAGTGAAACCTGAAGAAAAAACATTGGGTCAGAAATTTGTAGTGGATGTGGATGCCTGGATGGATCTTCGCAAGGCTGGCATATCAGACTGCTTGTCTGACACTATCAGTTACTCTGAGATTTATCGGTaagtaattaataattcataattttagggagtTTTGTAGGTTTTACTAGGATACATTGTACATAGAAGTAAGCTTACAATTAAGCCTGCTTAGGGATGAATTGGTTGCGGGATTCCATAACATGAATTTTTTGCTTTAACACAACTATGTACTCATGTTTGTGTGTAAGTAGGTACTTGCTTAGCCTTCCATATTACCCGAAGTGTTTTCATTGTTTGAGAAAAATGATCCAAGTCTATtgagggggcgtttggttcacacagggtaaagggaatgaacCGAAGAAAGGGAAAGGGGAGGAATGACAAAAAAGGCCAAACAAAAAACAACAAAGGGAATTATACAAGttcattccctttccctttcctgaagaccccaaccaaacgcccctGAGTATTACTTTCAATCGATACTTTGCCATGTGCTTGTAGTTGTATGTTTATAAATTTTAACATTTTGAGTTCCTCTTCCTCTCATTTTCATATTTTCcatctaatacgaagtattatttaaCCCACGCACAAGAACGTGCACTGTGAATCAGCAGAATTTTTATGTCACAACATGAGAAATTTTATAGAAACTGCTTCCCGTATGTTTCAAGTAATCAGTTCGATTAAGAATACCCTTGTGGAAGTTTACAATTTTCTACTGGCTCCAAATTTATCACTAAACAAGAGTGTACACTCTACAGTCTGTTGGGAAAATCAGTAGGTCTTGTCGACGAAACTGTCTACCTGAAATTTTAAAGATCAGGCATTTCTTTATTACATAAGGGAGTCTGGACTATGTTTTTTGTTCAATTAGTATTCTCATGATTACATATTTCTCGTGTTGTTGGTACTACAGtgacaattttttttccttGTGTAAATTTACAGGATAGTGAAGGAGGTAGTTGAGGGAACTTCTCGGGATCTTTTGGAGTGTGTAGCTCACCAAATTGCATCTACTACCTTTATTAAGTTCCCTCAAATATCTGATGTACGTGTAGAGGTTAAAAAGCCTCATGTTGCAGTTCATGGCCAGATAGATTATTTGGGAATTGAAATTTTCCGCTCAAGATCCGCTGAATAATATGATCTTGCTCccttttgtttatttttatattaatatttctgttGCGTTTTCTCCTGTCCGTCCGATGCGTTTAAACATGTAATGCTGAATCTTAAGCTAATATTGGTCTGAGTTTCTGGGCAGTCAGCTGTTTGCAGTCCAATCTTTTTTCCAGTCTCTTCTTATGATCATACCAGTTTGTGTGCAAATTGCAGATCACAGTATAAATGTACAATCCTGAGTTTTAAGGTATAAATATTGGTTCGGTGTATGGTTCAATTTGTACGGAACACTTAATTCTGTTATGTTCAATTTgtatgaaatgtttaattatatttttgttcaatctgtacgaaatagttaactatattctgttcaatctgtacaaaatagaagtagtattttttttgtttgttttttttgaagggAGAAGTAGTTGTTTAATACAAACTGCATGAAAAGGCTTGAAAAAACAGGAGGAAAAAAATTACCTCAATTTCAAGATCTCCCCAGTTAAAAAATCGTCCATTGCAATCAAAATATGTATTCTAATTTGATTAGATACatgtagacctgtcaaaaatcgacccgacccgaaaataatgggtcttgaacaagattttaTGACCCGTAActcgattttatccgaacccgagcaacccgaaaagtaatgggtcaaaacccgaccgaacccgttttggacccgaccgattgaaaatcattgtatttataataataaatgagattatgagaaaatttaagcataataaacacgtttttactattgttgtgtgtaatatgattttaatttgaattatacgccattttatggttgaattttacTAAATATacacttgtgtaggaaaatttgttaatctgtacctatattttgtatatttatcacccaaattaatgaaaatataatgcgcgttttaaaatctctcaacccgttgggtcgatccgaacccgaaagttctgggtcttgaacaagcatttgtaaacccgaacccgaaagtgacggacccgattcaacccgaaaatatttttttacaacccgacccgaccgacccgtttgacaggtctagatACATGTGacactaaaaaaattcaaaattatttaaactaaagtaatataaaaaaaaggtcGAGAGAAAATAGTAAAAGTGAGCGTTAGAGTTTCTTTTAGAATGGAAGTAAAAATGGTTGCGTCAAGTAAAATTAGGTTGCATTTAGCACCCCGCAATCATACATAACTAATGAAGTTTATAAATTACAACAAACTTCTACTAAAAGTTGCTTTACTAGctcttaatatatatattaaacacAAAACATTAAAAGCCGAAAAAGGTAGTGGGTTGTTATACTCCCGATTCGGATCTTACAAATCTACGATTTTAAAACACGTCACCGATCTGGATCTTAGGTAGGATCTTAATGTGTGTAGAATCTTTCGATCCTACCTTGATAAAAATTTTGAGTGATAGGATCTTAACACGATCCTACGATCCGATTCAACGATTCGATCCAACATACAATATTTTAAGATAATAAATcatttttttattactaaatagttcataatcacatatcattagaaatatcatacttttagtacaaaaaaaaaaatatatatcatacttttctataaataaatTAGTTATAAAAAAAGAAGTATCATTTTTAGTAAAAAGTAAGGAAATTCATATAATTTTATCAATTAAGATTTAAAGTTGATCATAACTAAAATCTTAATTTCAACAAACTTGTGCAGATCTTATTAATTGCACTTGAATCTACACAAGTATTAATCTTATGTGAGCAAAAAAATGATCATTAAGCATCAAGATTACTTGAATACATGattttacatttcattttaataatataaatattatttttatggtTTAGTATAatcttacgatcctacgatcTGATTCTACCGATCAGATCCTACCCCACTTCACCGATCCAAGGTAGGATCCCGATCCTGACAACCTTACTAGTAGTGAACACTTTGAATGTCGGCCCTTGATTGTTGAAGTCTCCTTGCTCACTACAATGCAAAATACTTTGCGCGCCAAAGCATCTCCACGTATATGTTCCACATTCCCATTTTCATTTGGCTCGAAGCAAGTGTGAAGTTAAAATGAAGCCCTTGAAAACCTGCGATACTTGAACGACAAAGAGAGGCACAGAAGGATAGAACATCCACTAATGGATTGAACATATGTTGTAAGCAGGGTGAAATGCTCACAATTTACCCCAGACACTGACTGAATACCTTATTGAAAAGGTGCATGGAGTCTTTCCTTAGAATAGGAGAAACTCAACCTATAGTTAACGTATTAAGAACCCTAAAAAATTGGGGAACAGTCTTGGTTAAGAAAATTTGAATGCAATGAGAACACCTCTCATCGTAAACCTAAACCGAACAACCCAACATCGTGGACACTAGAACCCCCTTCTATAATCAAACCACTTACACGATTGATTTACTCTTTTGTAACCAGAGTCACACCTAAACTCAATCGAACAACCCCTACTTGCCTCAAAGTTGAACATACCCACATAAGACATCCAACAACAAACCAAAATTGGGAAAAACACAAGGGACTCCAAGAACAAACAATCCCGAACAAGGAATCCTCCAACACCAAAACATGATAAAAAAAACTCCCAACAACAAGAAATTAAAGCTTGACATTAAAACTAAATAACTCAACCAAGCACAACAAGGGAAGCAAGGATACACGTCACTCACGTAAATGgaaaaatccttcaaatttcGGCCGAAGTTTTAATACCAAACAAGATACCCTACCTTAATCTTACATTTATTGTGAAGATTGACGTATTCCGCCACTACGAGACATCGGTGACGAGGACCTCGGTATTAAcgattttcgaaaatcctagtaGAAACAGAGCAAACAACCTATTTAACTAGGACCCCTAATCCGAAATAGAAACCCTTACTCCAAACTTCACCTTTATTGGAGAAATAATCCACGACGACGTTCGAGGAAGCTTCAGAGATGGACACCAAGGCTGCTCAACCAGATGTGACGGAGATCCCTTATCAAACATGCAAAATTGATATCACATGTTAGAAATAATTAATGGGATGAAGAATTTGGGCCGTGATAATCATTGTCCTTAAAGTAATATTAGCCCCCACTATTTCTTGCTATGGGTTACCCGCTAAGATACTTCCAAGATTTCCCTAAACTGAGATTGATTGTAGCAAAGCAATAATCTTCATATGAACGTGAAAGCAGTTTTTGAGATAGAGAGGGAGAGAAGAAGATAAAGATTAATGAGAACAATTAGTAACATAAATAGCCAGAGAAACTGACTTGAAACAACGTAACTGTTCAAAATAAAGAGATAAGATTAAGAGAAAGTTGATTAACCTCTAATTACGTGATTAACCAAAAAAAcgtaattaaatattaattaatactctTAATTAAATCTCACGGTGTGCTAAGTGCTAATCTTGACTATTAATATATAGTAATATTAATAGCCCACCACAAGCACTCCCAAGCCCAAAGCACACACTAGCCCAACTAGTAGGCCCATTTCTATTCAAACATAAAAGGTGGTCtactaatataaacaactccttCCATCTCCATTATAAAGACCCTCCTAATTAGATCATAAGAGGTGAATGCTCGTCGGTAGTCGACGTGAGTGTTGCCAAGCCACCAACGAGCTTCTTGGAGGCAGTGATTAAGGGGGTTTCTTAGGGGAGAGGTTtcgtagagagagaaagtgttttATCGCAAAGTGCTACCGGAAATGAAAATGTCTTCCTAGACCTTTTTTTTAGAAAGAGCCACAAAGGACAAGGCGACAAATGATGCAGACGAGATTCGATCACAGGTCTTGGGTACCACGTACCCCTCAATACTTTACCAACAAAACTAGTTGACATACACGCCTTCCTAGACTTTGTAGTTCCTCTttcctatctctttcattttaaTCCCTACTTtacataaaaaaaagaaaaagaaatagacACATTGTTTTAGAATATAGGGTTTGTTTGGTATCCTTTGTTGTtttcagttttcagtttttacGTCCTCTGTTCTTCTTTAGATGACACaatttgacttttgacactattcatataatctactttaactatcaattgtgatttataaTTAAGCAAAGGGTAGTCGTGGGAGGTCTTTTTATGTACGTCTTATTGTATAGATTTAtagataaattttttataatttttacccaccgataattaaagatattaatgattaaaatattgaattgacAAACGTGATAAAATAATCGTGTCAATTACGGAGTAGAAAATAAAGAGGAAGCAAAAccacaaaaatagtttttagtttttgttgtcagttttcaaaatcaacatgacTAATATATGTATGCCTATGTATGAGTTTATGATTTAATCTAAATCGTATGactttcaaaattaaaaaaaaagcacAAAACTGAAAACTGACAGTGATATCGAATGATCCCTAAACCATTTTTAGGCCATGTTTGAAAAAACTAGCGGTGGCGGGTAGCATTTAACGGCTGAGTAGCGGGTAGCTGGtggagtagcgggtagcgaTCAATAGTACTGGATAGTGGTTAACTGTCAAAGTAGCAGGTAATTTAAGTAGTATGAGTGTTTGGTAAAAGTAGTGGTTGAGATCATTAAATACAATAAAGCTATATATATTGTTTATTTATCAAACGCTACTATTTtaaacgtttgacaaaagctacccaaccGCTAACCTCTACCTCAACAAACACTTGTAAATTTTACAATTAGCGTTTGGAATACGTCAAAAGCTATCTGCTACCTCAAACGTTATCGTGAACACACCCTTAATCGTTAAGTTATTTTTTTATGGCGTTACCATctggttcacccttagggctaattcgGATTCGAGACGAGTTCTGGAtggataggtttcagtcccctctcaattgttgttgcgcggaatcgaacacgagttcttccctaccaagttcaaccCCAATCGCTACAAAACCAGCAGGTAATTGGTTAATCGTAAAGTTATACGGAGTAgtgatttaattgattaaatTGGTAAGTTTgctaaaaatgaccttttataacccaaattttgcgagaaatggccttatataattatttttttgtgaaatcacattttaatgtaatttttttttgcgaaacaCAACCTAAGGGGAGTTTCCGGCATTGATTGAGCTTTTCCAGCAATTGACTTGCACCtgagaagcacgtgtgactTCATTTTGCTACATTTTCAACAAAAAGCATTGTTAAAGTGATGTTTATTTTGGTAGTGCTCAATTTTGATACATTGTGTCGCATTTAAGGGAATTTGTTTCGTTTCCACTGAACATGCTCGTTTTCACAAGTTAAGATGTAAAAtgaagccacacgtgctgctcacgtgtaagtcaatggccggaaaaaacTCAATCAATGTAGGAAACTTCATTTGGTTGTCtttcgtaaaaaaaattaaattaaggtGTGTTTTAACAAATAAAATGACATAAGGTCATTTTCGACAAAAAATaggttataaaaggtcatttttggcaaatttgccttaaAATTAATAGGAAGTAATATTATTGAGAGGGTAAAACTGTAAAACGCTAAAGAAGGGGTGTTTTCCTCGGTGTAGTCTAGGCGGCTTGAGCGGTTAATCGTAAGCAAGGACCAAGGGTGCgttgaagaagagagagaaagagtggaagatttgtgaagaagaagaaaaatggcAGAAGTTCCCAAAGTTGGCGAGTCCTCGACTTCATCGTACTTTTCTGGTTTCAAAGACATTTTGTGCGACAGATTTGCGTTTCTCGACAACTACAACAGATTCGTCAAGCGCGATAAGCCTTTGCCCTCTTGGTCTGAATCCGATGTTCAGGCCTTCATCACCAGTGATCCTGTTCATGGCCCTGTTGTAATTCTCTTTTTTCTCCTCTTCAATTTTCTGGGCTTTGTTCAATTTGTTG contains:
- the LOC110800517 gene encoding dihydroneopterin aldolase 2, whose amino-acid sequence is MDDARLMKGDKLVLRGLKFHGFHGVKPEEKTLGQKFVVDVDAWMDLRKAGISDCLSDTISYSEIYRIVKEVVEGTSRDLLECVAHQIASTTFIKFPQISDVRVEVKKPHVAVHGQIDYLGIEIFRSRSAE